From a single Ignavibacteria bacterium genomic region:
- a CDS encoding protein BatD yields MVIARVGYLLLFGILLSLTAQSQSVKATVSRTEVAVGQEFELSFSYEMKTTGDVRFTPPNLGNFYVFSGPNESKQTSLVNMDLHVSGSFSYILSAKKEGTYEIPGALLKIDGRTFRTNSVKIIVKKGANTRNPQADNNTAGLENEIFIRTIVNKQSAYLGEQITVDYKLYFNPALQPDNPNYVKLPTFEGFWAEELDMPGKIMLDQEFYNGRTYYAGVVKTAALFATKTGTIDIAPLILTIPVNVSASGNPNDPLNDPFFRNFQKVDYKMTSSPVKVEILPIPADLSKINFSGGTGSFDIKTSTKKRVFKKNEPIRFEIVITGRGNIELVDAGKLEFDKSFEVLDPNIDKKINRQGIISGSKTIEYVLIPRDGGKYTLPSVEFNYFDLETKTIKTIKTEEIPITVSADSYNQGATGGDTEGIDIYTGPVGFSKDFPSYPTLWLISFLFLLPAAGTGIFIKMKKREEERLNDPLLKIRRAAQKIAKERLAKASALMNSDGFDQFYTETATALEGYLETKYKLQKIEFTSEKVYSTLVTSGTDETLALEVKKLLDECEMMRFAPVDGKRERMKEFYDRTSNIILKFEGAES; encoded by the coding sequence TTGGTAATCGCAAGGGTTGGTTATCTTCTTCTGTTTGGAATTTTGTTATCGCTGACCGCACAAAGTCAGAGTGTAAAGGCAACAGTCAGCAGGACTGAGGTAGCTGTCGGGCAGGAGTTTGAACTCTCCTTCAGTTACGAGATGAAAACCACGGGTGATGTCAGGTTTACACCTCCGAATCTTGGCAATTTTTATGTTTTCTCGGGACCTAACGAGTCAAAACAAACCTCCCTCGTTAACATGGATCTTCATGTAAGCGGGAGTTTCTCATATATTCTTTCTGCAAAGAAGGAGGGAACTTATGAAATTCCGGGTGCACTTCTAAAAATTGACGGGAGAACCTTCCGCACCAATTCCGTTAAGATTATCGTTAAAAAAGGTGCAAATACAAGAAATCCTCAGGCTGATAATAACACAGCGGGACTTGAAAACGAAATTTTTATCAGGACGATTGTGAACAAACAGTCAGCTTATCTGGGTGAACAGATAACTGTTGACTACAAACTTTATTTTAATCCGGCACTTCAACCTGATAATCCGAACTATGTCAAGTTGCCGACTTTCGAGGGTTTCTGGGCGGAGGAACTCGACATGCCCGGAAAAATCATGCTCGATCAGGAATTTTACAACGGCAGAACCTACTATGCGGGGGTTGTAAAAACCGCCGCTCTTTTTGCCACAAAGACCGGTACCATTGACATCGCTCCTTTGATTCTTACGATTCCTGTAAATGTATCTGCTTCGGGCAATCCGAACGACCCCCTCAATGATCCGTTTTTCAGGAATTTCCAAAAAGTCGATTACAAGATGACTTCCTCACCTGTGAAGGTTGAGATCCTCCCCATACCTGCAGACCTTTCAAAAATTAATTTTTCCGGGGGAACGGGAAGTTTCGACATAAAAACCTCGACAAAAAAACGGGTATTCAAAAAAAATGAGCCGATCAGGTTTGAGATAGTTATCACGGGGAGAGGGAACATTGAACTGGTGGATGCAGGGAAACTGGAATTTGACAAAAGTTTTGAAGTGCTCGATCCCAATATCGACAAAAAGATCAATCGTCAGGGAATAATTTCAGGCAGTAAAACAATTGAGTATGTTCTGATTCCCAGGGATGGCGGAAAATATACCCTTCCATCGGTGGAGTTCAATTATTTTGATCTTGAAACAAAGACAATAAAAACGATAAAAACTGAAGAAATACCGATTACTGTTTCTGCGGATTCTTACAATCAGGGTGCAACGGGCGGTGACACCGAGGGAATCGATATTTATACCGGACCTGTCGGGTTTTCCAAAGATTTTCCGTCATATCCAACACTTTGGCTGATCTCATTCCTCTTTTTACTTCCTGCTGCAGGTACAGGAATTTTTATTAAGATGAAAAAACGGGAAGAAGAGAGACTGAACGATCCTCTGTTAAAGATCAGGCGTGCAGCTCAGAAGATTGCGAAGGAACGACTTGCAAAAGCATCCGCTTTGATGAACAGCGACGGTTTTGATCAATTCTACACTGAGACGGCTACTGCCCTTGAGGGATATCTCGAAACCAAATACAAACTGCAAAAAATTGAATTCACTTCGGAAAAAGTTTATTCCACACTTGTGACCTCCGGAACAGATGAAACACTTGCTCTTGAGGTGAAAAAACTTCTTGACGAGTGTGAAATGATGAGGTTTGCTCCTGTAGATGGCAAAAGAGAGAGAATGAAAGAGTTTTATGACAGAACTTCGAACATCATTTTAAAGTTTGAAGGGGCTGAATCATGA
- a CDS encoding SH3 domain-containing protein codes for MKHFLLIKLTILVLLTIFVPNLAAQDSASVKFEEANRLFKDKKYTSALKIYEELAKEGYKGEELYFNLGYTYSKTGETGKSILNLERALLFSKNNSRVNALLVNEHLKIKDKIVRLPDFFIFKFFKDVAALLNIWSWLFIALVAYIILLFFIAGFILKKDYAGNRNLSLFLPPILLVMLFSVSSLFINYDLASNVNECVVISENVHLYSVPEPGGNKEGLISEGNKLEILEVLTDWYRVKLPNGKEGWILKTGVEEV; via the coding sequence ATGAAACACTTCCTCCTGATTAAATTGACTATCCTTGTTCTGCTTACGATTTTTGTACCAAATCTTGCCGCTCAGGATAGCGCTTCTGTAAAATTTGAAGAGGCAAACAGACTATTCAAGGATAAAAAATATACATCAGCTTTAAAGATTTATGAAGAACTGGCAAAAGAAGGCTACAAGGGGGAAGAACTCTACTTCAACCTCGGATACACATATTCGAAAACAGGGGAAACGGGAAAGAGTATTTTAAACCTCGAGAGAGCACTTCTTTTCAGTAAAAATAATTCCAGAGTTAATGCACTTCTTGTAAATGAGCATCTTAAAATTAAAGACAAGATTGTAAGACTGCCTGATTTTTTCATTTTCAAGTTCTTTAAGGATGTGGCAGCACTTCTAAACATATGGTCCTGGTTATTCATTGCCCTGGTTGCCTATATAATCTTATTGTTTTTCATTGCGGGTTTTATCCTGAAAAAAGATTATGCAGGAAATCGAAATCTCAGTCTTTTTCTGCCGCCAATTCTTTTAGTGATGCTCTTTTCGGTTTCATCATTGTTCATAAACTACGACCTGGCATCCAATGTCAATGAATGTGTAGTAATCTCGGAAAATGTCCATCTTTATTCCGTACCTGAGCCGGGAGGAAATAAAGAGGGGTTGATTTCAGAAGGAAACAAACTCGAGATTTTGGAAGTGTTGACGGACTGGTACAGGGTAAAACTTCCGAACGGCAAAGAGGGCTGGATCCTAAAAACAGGGGT